The proteins below are encoded in one region of Anguilla anguilla isolate fAngAng1 chromosome 3, fAngAng1.pri, whole genome shotgun sequence:
- the LOC118223223 gene encoding cilia- and flagella-associated protein 91-like translates to MADEDGELRASVSVPAGGGQPKTGEEPLGAPSHCTADTQTEFRESEAQTEPYAPRYAPGPGTPPELLTLASLKTGRGLPPRLTEVEKLEFARRRRAQEMLLPPFNDLTQLAKRERMMMEIERERWTCREREIQRQHDARLDQLSQQLWQREQLQQNVTNKRLENRFVQRQRDKTAKIEKLHKDYFSSLSRLMDSRRDVGGVLETHKIMKEYSAQAKRVFGPRPHKSHAPDLDALLQAVKSKYLGSYEGLMELEAHIPSSVTELCISAPKPKSFKGFVKRTDRQELKLMRIQQTLKAEKLKVEEKPYRFLRRLEKPRFPALVAEHLPEDDEEDDLPIIFLQKALKGTSFMALVYEGKERRLELIQELRSTHALQQGEQELQKAEKQATLALQRQRELQHHKESEAIGYRWGMVGKVVADMLDFLSE, encoded by the exons ATGGCGGACGAGGACGGCGAGCTGCGGGCGTCCGTCTCCGTCCCGGCTGGGGGGGGACAGCCCAAAACCGGCGAGGAGCCGCTGGGAGCCCCCTCTCACTGCACGGCAGACACCCAGACGGAGTTTCGGGAGAGCGAGGCCCAGACCGAACCCTACGCCCCCAGATATGCGCCCGGACCCGGGACCCCCCCGGAGCTGCTGACCCTGGCTTCTCTGAAGACGG ggcgtGGTCTCCCCCCCAGGCTGACGGAGGTGGAGAAGCTGGAGTTTGCCCGAAGGAGGCGTGCCCAGGAGATGCTGCTCCCGCCCTTCAATGACCTCACACAGCTCGCCAAGCGGGAGAGGATGATgatggagatagagagggagaggtggacgtgcagggagagggagatccagag GCAGCACGACGCCCGGTTGGACCAGCTGTCCCAGCAACTGTGGCAGCGGGAGCAGCTCCAGCAGAACGTCACCAACAAGCGCCTGGAGAATCGCTTCGTCCAGCGCCAGCGCGACAAGACCGCCAAGATCGAGAAGCTGCACAAGGACTACTTCTCCT CTCTCAGCAGGCTGATGGACAGCAGGCGGGATGTGGGCGGGGTGCTGGAGACTCATAAGATCATGAAGGAGTACTCAGCGCAGGCGAAACGGGTGTTTGGGCCTCGCCCGCACAAGAGCCACGCCCCCGACCTGGACGCCCTGCTGCAGGCTGTGAAGAGCAAGTACCTGGGCAGCTACGAAG GTCTGATGGAGCTGGAGGCCCACATCCCGTCCTCGGTCACTGAGCTGTGCATCAGCGCGCCCAAGCCCAAGTCCTTCAAGGGCTTCGTCAAGCGCACCGATCGGCAGGAGCTGAAGCTGATGAGGATACAGCAG ACCCTGAAAGCGGAGAAGctgaaggtggaggagaagCCGTACCGGTTCCTGCGGCGGCTGGAGAAGCCCCGTTTCCCCGCCCTGGTGGCCGAGCACCTTCCCGAG GATGATGAGGAAGACGATCTGCCCATCATCTTCCTACAGAAGGCTTTGAAAGGAACATCTTTCATGGCCTTG GTGTATGAGGGCAAGGAGAGGCGTTTGGAGCTGATCCAGGAGCTGCGCAGTACTCACGctctccagcagggggagcaggagctgcagaaggCTGAGAAACAGGCCACACTGGccctgcagagacagagagagctgcagCATCACAAG GAGTCAGAGGCCATCGGCTACCGGTGGGGCATGGTGGGCAAGGTGGTGGCGGACATGTTGGACTTCCTGTCGGAGTAG
- the nr1i2 gene encoding nuclear receptor subfamily 1 group I member 2, whose product MSNQEYGGWRLSELEEEEDEDEEPKVCQVCGDRATGYHFNALSCEGCKGFFRRAMKRPATFRCPFQNACAITKSNRRQCQACRLRKCQAIGMLKELIMSDEEVEKRRRLIRVKRTQVEQTILTPEQEAIIQELLEAQRQTFDITFSCFKHFRPLDRTLSSSMAEFLHPAPETAPGGNDLPSSSSSSSSSSSSEQGGGQDKMFSSLPHIADLSTYMIQQIIDFAKILHSFRELSIEDQISLLKGATFEVCQMRFNMLFNVKTGIWECGPLMYCMDDAARAGFQRHLLDPLMKFHYTLRKLGLNESEYVLMQGISLFSPDRPGVTHHGMIDRHQETLALTLKAYIDTKRTAPEKDLLYPRIMACLTELRSMNEEYTKQLLQIQDIQPDASPLMMEVVRKDI is encoded by the exons ATGAGTAATCAGGAGTACGGGGGCTGGCGCCTGTCAGAactggaagaggaggaagatgaggatgaggagccAAAGGTGTGCCAAGTGTGTGGAGACCGGGCGACTGGGTACCACTTCAATGCCCTGAGCTGCGAAGGCTGCAAGGGCTTcttcag GCGAGCCATGAAGCGGCCGGCGACGTTCCGCTGCCCGTTCCAGAACGCCTGCGCCATCACCAAGAGCAACCGCCGCCAGTGCCAGGCCTGCCGCCTGCGCAAGTGCCAGGCCATCGGCATGCTGAAGGAGC TGATCATGTCGGACGAGGAGGTGGAGAAGCGGCGGAGGCTGATCCGGGTGAAGCGGACGCAGGTGGAGCAGACGATCCTCACGCCTGAGCAGGAGGCCATCAtccaggagctgctggaggcgCAGCGACAGACCTTCGACATCACCTTCTCCTGCTTCAAACACTTCCGG CCTCTCGACCGGACGCTCTCCTCCTCGATGGCCGAGTTCCTGCACCCGGCGCCTGAGACGGCGCCAGGAGGTAACGATCTCccatcttcatcctcctcctcctcctcctcttcctcctcagagcagggaggagggcaggaCAAGATGTTCTCCTCGCTGCCCCACATCGCCGACCTCAGCACCTACATGATCCAGCAGATCATCGACTTCGCCAAGATACTCCACTCCTTCAG GGAACTGTCCATAGAGGATCAGATCTCTCTGCTGAAGGGCGCGACCTTCGAGGTGTGCCAGATGCGCTTCAACATGCTGTTCAACGTGAAGACGGGGATCTGGGAGTGCGGCCCGCTGATGTACTGCATGGACGACGCGGCTCGCG CGGGCTtccagcgccacctgctggaccCGTTGATGAAGTTCCACTACACCCTGCGGAAGCTTGGTCTGAACGAGTCAGAATACGTGCTGATGCAGGGCATCTCCCTCTTCTCCCCAG ACCGACCCGGCGTGACCCATCACGGGATGATTGACAGGCACCAGGAGACCCTGGCGCTCACCCTGAAGGCGTACATCGACACCAAGAGAACGGCACCGGAGAAGGA cctcctGTACCCCAGGATCATGGCCTGCCTGACCGAGCTGCGCAGTATGAATGAGGAGTACACCaagcagctgctgcagatcCAGGACATCCAGCCCGACGCCTCACCGCTAATGATGGAGGTGGTCAGGAAGGacatctga